The Cervus canadensis isolate Bull #8, Minnesota chromosome X, ASM1932006v1, whole genome shotgun sequence genome contains the following window.
GAGATCAGAGCTACAGATCTCTTTCTGATTGTTTCTTGATTAAATTCATCCTTCAAAGAATTTTTGAGTTCCTGCTGTGGGCCAGGTGTTAGATCCTAGAAATAAAGTAGCggttctcaaccaggggtgaCTTTGCCCCCAGAGGACTCTTGCCAACGTCAGGAGACATTTTTCTTGTCACAGTCGGGGCAATGGGAGGGGCAATGGGTGTCTCATGGGTCGGGGCAATGGGTGTCTCGTGGATAGAGATAGGGGATGCTACTCAACATCCTACagggcacaggacagccccccaaCACAGAACCCTTCAGTCCCAGATGCCAATGGTACTGAGTTGGAGAAACCTCGAGATAAATAAGATTCAGCCTCTGCTCTCAAAGAATTTGGTCTATTCATTGTGCTGCTTCTTAATATGGCTTGAAATGAGTCCTAATGAAAGTTTCTGCACTGAAAACACTCTTTACGTCCCTTGTTGGAAgagttataaataaaactgaattccTGACACCATTTGGGACTAACAGCATGGTGCTATCAATGTAAAGGGGCTCATCACATTCTTACTAATTGACTGGGTTATCAAaccttatgttttaaaaaatgatttagcaGAGGGAGGACAGGATCCAGGTGGCCTTTACCATCATTATCAGCAGCACAAGCCTACACTTTCGTTTGAGCCTCTATACAGAATAGAGTTGGATAGAAAATAACCTATGAGTTGGGTTAATATAGTAAACCTCAACAGTTCATCTCCTTTAACTTGAACTTGTTCATAATTTTGGCAGAGCATAGCTAAAATCTCACTTCACTTAAAAATCCCCTGgcttaggagaaggaaatggcaacccactccagtgttcttgcctggagaatcccagggacggcggagcctggtgggctaccgtttatggggccgcacagagtcggacacgattgaagtgacttagcagcagcaagtaagtcaaacagagaaagacaaatatgatttatatgtggaatctaaaaaatgataccaataaacttatttacaaaacaaacagaaaaaaaaaaatcccctggcTTAATAACAGttgcagatggattatttacaatattttggaACTAGTTCTTTCAAGCACTCATATATACTACTTACTATAAAATAACCAATATGTTAATTAAAATAGAAtctcaatttattaaaaatggcACCCTAAAGACTTCAAATATACCCTATTTTGTTTCGCTGATGTGGGAGGTCAGTTATTTGACCTGGTGGTAGTAAGCTGTTCTGGAAAATTGCCTTTTTTATTTAATGAGGAGTAAAGTCGGCCAGAATGACCTCTAACGCTTTTTTCCCCTGCTGTTAAAGTTTTCAGCTTAGCAGCTTTTGAGTGTGACTGTTAGAGGCTTGGCATCCATACACTTCAGCTTGAAATCTCCCCTTTACCGTTGTGCCAAGTGCTCTGGGCGTTCCAGTTAACTGGAATGGtcttgaaaataattgaaaaaaaatctgtaattcaGACTCTTCACTAATTCATACTGGTTTTTGCCCCCAAAGGATCCAAATTCCTGTGGGTTCATCAGGCTTCAAACCCAATATTTAAGAATCATTGCAAAGTACATATTTTTGAGTTGTTGATGCTTAAAAACTGGAAGCAGAAAACTCTTCTGAGCCTCgattttctcacttgtaaaatgaaatCTAAATCCTTTCCCACTTTATTAATTAGGCTATTTATAAAGATAATGACTATACTGACACACTCTCTCAGTAATCGGCCACCTtcatctttcctccttcctcccatcccttccgccttcctcccttcctcccttccttcttcttgAAGTTTTTAACCAttgcagacattttttttttcatgcttaaaGTGTGAAAGTTTTGCCTTTGAATCTAAACAAATGTTTGACCTCACTTTAGTATTTTCTACTCACTGTCAAGGACTTCCTCGGTTAGGATAGTATCTGTATCATCTTtaactatttcttcttttcttctagaTCATCTAGTTTTTACTTTACCAGGAGGATTGCTCTCCTCAAATATGAATCTTAGTAACATGTTccaatttttatcatttctgaaCTGGAGCCAACTGACGCCATCTTGACAAGTCTGAGCAAATATCAACATTCCTGGGGACTAATCATATTTCCTGAAAGACTCTGAAAAGCTGTTCTTTAGGCTAGTTggctaaaacatttttttaaacatttttttttgagaagagaTGGGAAGTTAAGTCATGAGAAAAAACCTGATGGAAATCCTGCAGGACTGAAAGCTGGAAGAAGGGTAGCTGGAGACAGTTGTTCCCTCCAGGGAACCTTAGGCTCATTCTGGCCACAGCAGCAGgccctttttccttctcctaattCTCGAGCAAAGTAGATTTGGGTTTCCACCAAAGGCTGGGAAGGGGGGCAGGTAGAGGGTGTCACTGCCCCTGCAGCGCAGCCCTGGTCCCAACACAACAGCTCTGTGTTCAGCCTTCACAGATCTCAGTGAGCAAGTCTCCCAACCCGACAGCCAGTCTCCACCACACAGGCCTCTCTCCCAAGACCCAATGATGACTGGCAAGACCTATGGATGGGCACGGCTGAGGTGAGGAGCAGAGGCTGGTTCCAGGGCTGGGGGATGGCCGCACGCTGGCTCAACGCCCACAGATGGCCGTGGAGCCAGCCTTTCTCACCCAATCAGAGCTGACATCGGAAGAGAAAAGGGCATCTCCAGATACCACAAAGGGAAATTCGTAGACTGATGTTTATAATGTGATTGCAGGTTATAAATGCCTTCCTTTCCACCTAGCTATCTCTCAGGTTTAAGCACTTGCTTCTAAAGCACAAAGTGAGAATTCTGTTCCCTCAAAGCCAGATAAACAGCAGCTTTCCCCAGTACACTGTGAAAACAGGGACCCTTGCTGGCTGGTGCAAAGGCTGCCTAGCACTGTGGGGGCAGCAGAAAGAACCACAAACGTGGTGAGAAGAAGACAGCAGGTGAATGGGAACTGCTTGTCCCTAGGCACATTTGTGTTGGTTGTATTTGAAACTGAACTACACACACCATGCTCGGGAAACATGGCCAGAAACCCACAATGGGAGTAAGACTGGAAAAAGATCACCCCACGTTGAAGCTGAAAGGATGGAGTCTGGCTGGTGTAAGAGAATGGGACTAGTTAGCCTCAGGAGAAACACACACTTGGTTATTTCCCATCGTGTCACACTTTGAAAGAGACATTTTAACAACACAGGcaaaacacaggaaaaagaaaacccactatAGGGGTATGGTACAGGACCAGCTAAAACTGTAACCCTAGACACAGAGGGTTTGGTAATAAAGAACAGTCTCACAACTGCTTCCCCTCCTGTCCATGTTCACAGTAACAGCTGGATACATACTAATTGCAAGAACTGAAAGAAAGAGCTTTAAGTTTAAAAGCAGGCATGCTGGAATCAGTTCCTCACCGGCACAGCTTCAGACCCAGGTGTGCTGTGCCTCCTAGCAGGTCTATTGTAAACGTGCACTCACAGTTCCTTGGTGTGGATGACTTCATGCTGGTCTCTGCTTCCAGGTGCGTCGCTTCTGTCCATTGAGAAATGCTTTAAGCGTGGGTTCTCGGCTTCGGCGCTGTGGACATGGGGTTGGATCACTCTCTGCCCACCCGATGCCActggcaccccctcccccagccgtGGCAACCCAAAGCGTGTCCAGGCACTGCCAGATGTTCCCTGGAGGGCACGATCACCCCCAGTCGCTGGAATGGCTTTCTCTTCCCTACCCGAGCCCACTCCCAAACATCTCTACCCAGTACTGGGAACTTTTATGAGACACCTCCTAATCCACTGGATTTCCCTCTTGTTCTGAGTGGCCTTCGGTAATATTTTTGACTTCCTAGACTGTTATTATTCAGAACAATGCTCCTGTTGCCCTTGAAAAGAAATTCCTTTCAGCTAAATtttgggagagggaggagaggaggcaggtAAATATGCCTTTAGAGACATCTGTCTGTCTTAGTCTATGGAGGGTTTCAGACCGAATTCTGCACATCCAGGGTCTCTGTGAACTAGAGGGGGCTGTGGGTACTTGGAACTCACCTCCCTCTGCCatatttttacaaatgaagaaagggGCCAGAAGGGGAAATAAATTGCTCAAAGTCATACATACTCCTAATCCTCCTTTTCTGAGGGCAGAGGCCAGTATGATTCTTCTTTGTCCAGCATGTCTGAAGAACTTTGGTCTCTAAACACGGATAATTTTCAGTGCTTTACAAGCGACAGTTTTGGCCAAACCATGCCAGTTCAGGCATGCAAATTTTATAAATGATAGAATACTGCAACCAATTAGTGCAAATGAacatttattgtgaaatattcatCCTACCCTTTATTAGGTATTACATCATCAAAGCACTTTGTGGCAATGAAAATAGCTTTTTTAACCCCCTCTGATTCACCCAATATTCCATTAAAGCTGCAAAAAATGTGCAATCTGCTTGAAAAATAGGTTGCTCTTATTTACTCATTTGTGaaaagtcaaaaattaaaaaagaaaatgatcctAGCTTACAGGGCCTCTAGAGCCAATTTGCTTTTCCTGGTTCCCAGCTACTCCCCAGAATAATTAACaaagataatttgttttaaatgccTTTTTTATAAAACCAATGCACCTTTCCCCAtattataatcataaaaattttaaaaagccattattTACTTTCTTGGAAAAAAGGTGGCCAGCCGTTGTTTTTTGATTGGGAGCATGTGTATTTCCTGGGAGTTCACTTTCTTTAACTTTATGCTCCGGTTTTTGGTGGGTTTCCTGAGGGCCTCCGTGTTTCCCAAGGCCTCTTCTCCGGGGCTATTGGTGTCGGAGCCCTGAAACACGGAGTCTTCTCGTCTGAAGGAGAAGTTTTTGGTGGACACCCCCGAGAGGCCTTTGATCTTGCCACAGAAGATGGTAGGCACACTGTCTTCAACTGAGACGATCACCTTGGCCGCCTGGGACTCGCTCACCATCTCCATGTGATTTTCAGCCTTGACCTCGCTGCTGGGCTGGCTGGGTGGCTCCGTGGTGTCGCTGCCGCCCCCGTGACTCTCCATGACAGATGCAGCCTCCTGTGTCGTGGCGGGGGCAAAGGGCACTTCCATGCCACTGGGCAGTTTCTCCAGCACCGGGTGACCTGGGCTGTCCACGGACCCGCTGCTGTTGTACAGTGTCTCGGGGGGAGGTTCAGGTTTCCGGTGGGCGGCCAGCGACAGGTCTAGGGCTGTGTCTTCCTGGCCCATTGCGGGGCTGACTTCGCCAGCCTTGAGCCAGGGCACCGACTTCATGGAGAGATCCAGGGCCTCGTTCTCACTCCCCATCTTGATGACGGTGTGGCGGCCGAGCTGGAAGTACTCCCGGGGCTGGAACAGGTCAAAGGGCTTTACTTCCTCCTTCTGGAGAGGGCTCTGGGGGCCTTTAAAGGGGTGGAGGCCGAAGGCAGATGGTGGCTTGGGGCAAGTCGGGCTGAACTTGGCTTCAGAGCTCTGAGGCacggggatggggatggggatggggagtggTACGGGCAGGGGCACGATCACCGGGTAGGGCACCAGGAGCGTGGCCGGCGGGACCAGGGGTGACAAGGGGGAGTTGAATGGCTGGGGGGGCACCGGGGCGTAGCCTGGGGGAGGCTGGCAGGGCGGGGGGCCGAGTGCGCCCTGGGCAGGAAACAGATTGTGGAGCACGGCTTCGAAGGGCAGCGGGGGCTCCTGCGGCTGGCTGGGGATCCGCAGATCCAGGAGCTGGGGTTGCGCCTCGGGGTCCCGGGCCCCCTGGAAGAGGTTGTTGTGGATGGCGCTGGAGGAGCCCGGGGCTTCCGGCGGCAGGACCAGTGGGGAGTTGAGGTGCTGGAACACGTGCTGCTCCAGCACCACTGGAAGCTGCACAGGCCCCTGCGCGGTCATCACGTACGTGGCGTTGCCGCTCTGGTTGAGCTCAGGCGCGGAGCTGCCCTCCACCTGCATGTGAATGGGCATCACCACGGGGCTCTCCCCCAGGCACAGGGGCTGCAGCACAGTGGCCGCCACCTTGAGAGCCACACCGCTCTGGGACTCGGccggggggttcaggatggacgGGGCCGGCACGGTCACCAGCGCCTTCTTTACCAGGTCGGTGGAGTTGATGTTCCAGGCCTCGGTGGTGATCAGCTGGGCCATGCCATTCTCCAGTCTGTTATTGGTCAAGGCGGGGGAGGAGTCGCTCATGTCCATGGCGAGGTTCTGGGACTGCAGATCGTCCATCACTCGGCTCGGATGCCACTCGGCCTGCAACGCAGAATACACCATGTGAAGCTTCCTTCTGAGACCATTTATAGCTGCCTCCAGAGCTCTCCCCACATCTCTTAAAAGTTTCCATGTCTCAGTTACCCGGGGAGCACACCCATTTCTCAGTGTACACATACATGTGACAGCTATTTCCTAATATATACGAACACACCCATACGATCAGCTGTGCGTGTACAGCCCCAATTTAACAGACGATTAAACTATAAACACAGATGATGTCATGACTAAATAGCCGAGTGAGGTTGAACAGAGTATTGTGAAGCTGAATACGCACTCAGCTTATGTTTAGCCTTCAACAAACACAAAGTTTCATTCCACATCGCTGTATTGGACAGTTAAGATATGTGGAGATTGGACTTGTCCAAATTCAAATAGGGAGCTAAGACTTacttttctttaaggaaaaaaacagagcTCTGCCATATTAGAATATTCTACAAAATTGGACAGGGGCCATCCCAGTtatgaaaagcattaaaaaaaaaaaaaacctctttgtaGCAGCAATAATTCTTCCAAAAGAGCCTTGATGAGAGGAACACCAGTGTATTTATACAAGGGTCATTACAGTTGTCGCCCTCTCTCTGACCAATGGCACCTTCTTTCCTCCAGTCAGAGGAAAAGCCACTCTGAGGAGCAAGGGGGAGACGGGGTAACTTGTACAAACACTCATTGGGGTCCAGTGTCACTTTCCCAATCAGTCTGTCTGACCCTTCACCTCCCCTAACT
Protein-coding sequences here:
- the RAI2 gene encoding retinoic acid-induced protein 2 — translated: MDDLQSQNLAMDMSDSSPALTNNRLENGMAQLITTEAWNINSTDLVKKALVTVPAPSILNPPAESQSGVALKVAATVLQPLCLGESPVVMPIHMQVEGSSAPELNQSGNATYVMTAQGPVQLPVVLEQHVFQHLNSPLVLPPEAPGSSSAIHNNLFQGARDPEAQPQLLDLRIPSQPQEPPLPFEAVLHNLFPAQGALGPPPCQPPPGYAPVPPQPFNSPLSPLVPPATLLVPYPVIVPLPVPLPIPIPIPVPQSSEAKFSPTCPKPPSAFGLHPFKGPQSPLQKEEVKPFDLFQPREYFQLGRHTVIKMGSENEALDLSMKSVPWLKAGEVSPAMGQEDTALDLSLAAHRKPEPPPETLYNSSGSVDSPGHPVLEKLPSGMEVPFAPATTQEAASVMESHGGGSDTTEPPSQPSSEVKAENHMEMVSESQAAKVIVSVEDSVPTIFCGKIKGLSGVSTKNFSFRREDSVFQGSDTNSPGEEALGNTEALRKPTKNRSIKLKKVNSQEIHMLPIKKQRLATFFPRK